Proteins encoded together in one Drosophila gunungcola strain Sukarami chromosome 2R unlocalized genomic scaffold, Dgunungcola_SK_2 000013F, whole genome shotgun sequence window:
- the LOC128256264 gene encoding potassium channel subfamily T member 2 isoform X7: MSQKLQVSYTALGMSDDNQTCSYSMQSGASPPPSHNHRLQRNVNFNEDLNDLAGYPPQQLPPAPAVRRFSKSIFQRPRSMSVWSDISRSSMRLDERVRVEYYVNENTFKERLQLYFIKNQRSSLRIRIADLFLKLLSCVLYIIRVILDKNPTFITCYGCEVGNKTEFIISAKLTEEEFQEQPIINWDAILWVNRPTVLWVLQLLLAMVSLTQSLVLTYLGYKGNIWQQILSFHFILELVTTIPFALTIVHPPLRNLFIPIFLNCWLAKRSLENMFNDLHRAMQKSQSALSQQLTILSATLLCLVFTSVCGIQHFQRAGHRHLNLFQSTYYVVVTFSTVGYGDFVPDIWPSQLYMVIMICVALIVLPTQFEQLAFTWMERQKLGGSYSSHRAQSEKHVVVCSTTLHADTIMDFLNEFYAHPLLQDFYVVLLSPMELDTTMRMILQVPIWAQRVIYIQGSCLKDGDLARARMNEAEACFILAARNYADKTAADEHTILRSWAVKDFAPNVPQYVQIFRPEHKLHVKFAEHVVCEDEFKYALLANNCTCPGASTLVTLLLHTSRGQEGQQSPEEWHRLYGKCSGNEIYHIVLGDSRFFGEYEGKSFTYASFHSHRKYGVALVGVRPAELPEFYEETILLNPGPRHIMKKDDTCYYMSITKEENSAFVVNQNQTSDPTAAAKEGGGVGGGGGGGPSSSTSPHRATATANPTITTTTVQATTTTISTTFTSSTLLSASTTTATINATSTAAAAPPPVPSVCVRVPHSPSYDSGGGTTGNTHLQPYPYPQSYPQSYPQSHPPMQTPDSGEFASLFVPSDNPTAVIISDSRQNLKDTTVTQTAATITTTTLPPPSQAMGSPSMAGGSGGGGGGGGGLGLGLGSAHSMGTSLSITPATLTTTGNHLDVPFANNPNLLSPDVLNQRRGSRRPSILPVPDMFTSSSFSIAGNDDGEEGDESDDEIDDEMPWRSPSEKIACLGGHFPQSRTYSLIMSSSEDSYQRGCSFCNATASASAAAVAAAAPAAAPANSAYAGDSPGESATNADSLEFATAVPSEEYLPQLRRRVMKKSFSCDSECRSVPAMGPGMGLGLGGQGGGGGGGGALARLAARRRQLQRCCSCSCSTTTTTTTTPAVAAATAAAVGGSGATAFTSSSSVETRRPVRPVWVYDYSCIVKGFPPVSPFIGVSPTLCYLLKEKKPLCCLQLAQVCEHCSYRNAKEYQWQNKTIILAADYASNGIYNFIIPLRAHFRSKTSLNPIILLLERRPDVAFLDALSYFPLVYWMLGSIDCLDDLLRAGITLAESVVVVNKELSNSAEEDSLSDCNTIVAVQNMFKFFPSIKSITELSQSSNMRFMQFRAHDKYALHLSKMEKVEGARLAHILHVPAALRRGSRVQCLHAGHAVVSGLREGLCDYVRATAVGH; this comes from the exons AGTTCGTGTAGAGTACTATGTGAACGAAAACACATTTAAAGAAAGACTGCAACTCTATTTCATTAAGAATCAGCGTTCAA GCCTGCGCATTCGAATCGCCGATTTATTCCTTAAGTTACTGTCGTGTGTTCTCTACATAATACGTGTGATATTGGATAAAAATCCAACATTTATAACATG CTATGGCTGCGAAGTGGGCAATAAAACGGAGTTCATCATCTCGGCCAAACTGACGGAGGAGGAGTTCCAGGAGCAGCCCATCATCAACTGGGACGCCATACTCTGGGTGAATCGGCCAACAGTGCTCTGGGTCCTGCAGCTGCTTCTAGCCATGGTGTCGCTAACGCAATCCTTGGTCCTCACATATCTAGGCTATAAG GGCAACATCTGGCAGCAGATACTCTCATTTCACTTTATACTAGAATTAGTAACGACAATACCCTTTGCACTTACG ATTGTTCATCCCCCGCTGCGGAATCTGTTCATTCCCATTTTCCTCAACTGTTGGCTGGCCAAGCGATCGCTGGAGAATATGTTT AATGACCTCCATCGTGCCATGCAGAAGTCTCAGTCAGCACTCTCGCAGCAGTTGACCATTTTATCAGCCACATTGCTGTGTCTAGTCTTCACGAG CGTTTGTGGCATCCAGCACTTCCAGCGGGCCGGTCATCGTCATCTAAATCTCTTTCAGAGCACTTACTATGTGGTTGTGACCTTTTCCACGGTGGGCTATGGTGACTTTGTGCCGGACATTTGGCCCTCGCAGCTCTATATGGTCATCATGATTTGTGTGGCCCTCATTGTGCTGCCCACGCAG TTCGAGCAGTTGGCCTTCACGTGGATGGAGCGGCAAAAGCTGGGCGGCAGCTACAGTTCGCACCGCGCTCAGAGCGAAAAGCACGTGGTGGTGTGCTCCACCACCCTGCATGCGGACACCATCATGGACTTCCTCAACGAGTTCTACGCCCATCCGCTGCTGCAGGACTTCTATGTGGTGCTGCTAAGTCCCATGGAGCTGGACACGACGATGCGGATGATCCTGCAGGTGCCCATTTGGGCGCAGCGCGTCATTTACATTCAG GGCTCGTGCCTGAAGGATGGCGACTTGGCCCGGGCCCGCATGAACGAGGCGGAGGCGTGCTTTATCCTGGCGGCCAGAAACTATGCGGACAAAACGGCCGCCGACGAGCACACCATTCTACGCTCGTGGGCCGTCAAGGACTTTGCCCCAAATGTGCCGCAGTATGTGCAGATTTTCAG ACCGGAGCACAAGCTGCATGTGAAGTTCGCGGAGCACGTGGTCTGCGAGGACGAGTTCAAGTACGCCCTTTTGGCCAACAACTGCACCTGTCCCGGCGCCAGCACACTGGTCACCCTGCTGCTCCACACATCCCGCGGACA GGAGGGCCAGCAGAGTCCGGAGGAGTGGCACCGGCTGTACGGCAAGTGCTCCGGAAACGAGATCTACCACATTGTGCTGGGCGACAGTCGATTCTTTGGCGAGTACGAGGGCAAGAGCTTCACATACGCCAGCTTTCATTCGCATCGCAA ATATGGAGTGGCCTTGGTGGGCGTGCGTCCGGCTGAGCTGCCCGAATTCTACGAGGAAACCATTCTGCTGAATCCCGGACCCAGGCACATTATGAAAAAGGATGACACGTGCTATTACATGAGCATCACCAAGGAGGAGAATTCCGCATTTGTCGttaatcaaaatcaaacaTCGGACCCCACGGCAGCTGCCAAGGAAGGGGGCGGGgtcggtggcggtggcggggGCGGACCCTCCTCGTCCACTTCCCCCCACCGCGCGACTGCAACTG CAAAtccaacaataacaacaacaacagtacaagcaacaacaacaacaattagcACAACCTTCACATCATCAACATTACTATcagcatcaacaacaacagcaacaataaatGCAACCTCAACCGCCGCAGCCGCACCACCACCAGTGCCGTctgtttgtgtgcgtgtgcccCACAGTCCCAGTTACGATAGTGGTGGTGGCACCACCGGCAACACCCACTTGCAACCGTATCCGTATCCGCAATCGTATCCGCAATCGTATCCGCAATCGCATCCGCCAATGCAAACACCAGACAGTGGCGAGTTTGCATCACTATTTGTGC CCAGCGATAATCCGACGGCTGTGATAATCTCGGACTCCAGGCAGAACCTCAAGGACACGACGGTGACCCAGACGGCGGCAACGATAACCACCACGACCCTGCCTCCTCCTTCCCAGGCGATGGGATCCCCCAGCATGGCCGGCGGATcgggtggcggtggtggtggtggaggaggcctgggactgggactgggtaGTGCCCACAGCATGGGCACCTCGCTGAGCATCACCCCAGCCACTCTGACCACCACTGGCAATCACCTCGATGTGCCCTTCGCCAACAATCCCAACCTGCTCAGTCCGGATGTGCTCAACCAGCGGAGGG GCAGTAGACGTCCCTCAATCCTGCCCGTTCCCGATATGTTCACCTCATCATCGTTCAGCATCGCTGGCAATGACGATGGCGAGGAGGGGGACGAGAGTGATGATGAGATCGACGACGAGATGCCCTGGCGTTCGCCCTCCGAGAAGATTGC CTGCTTGGGCGGGCACTTTCCACAATCGCGCACCTATTCGCTCATCATGAGCTCCTCGGAGGATTCCTATCAGCGAGGTTGCAGCTTCTGCAATGCCACCGCTTCCGCttccgctgctgctgttgctgctgctgctccagctgctgctcctgctaaTTCCGCTTATGCTGGCGACTCTCCAGGCGAGTCCGCCACCAATGCTGATTCCCTTGAATTCGCCACTGCGGTGCCATCCGAAGAGTACCTGCCCCAGTTGCGCAGGCGGGTCATGAAGAAGAGCTTCAGCTGCGATAGTGAGTGCCGCTCTGTGCCCGCAATGGGACCAGGAATGGGATTGGGTCTGGGGGgacaaggaggaggaggaggaggaggaggagcctTGGCCAGGTTGGCGGCTCGAAGGCGCCAGTTGCAGCGATGTTGCTCCTGCAGCTGCTCCACCACCACAACAACTACAACCACGCCGGCggtggcagcagcaacagcagcagcagtaggaGGAAGTGGGGCAACTGCATTCACGTCGAGCAGTTCCGTAGAGACACGTCGACCGGTGCGTCCGGTTTGGGTCTACGACTACTCCTG CATCGTCAAGGGCTTTCCACCCGTGTCACCCTTCATTGGCGTGAGTCCGACGCTCTGTTACCTGCTCAAAGAGAAAAAGCCCCTCTGCTGTCTGCAGCTGGCTCAG GTCTGCGAGCACTGCAGCTATCGAAATGCCAAGGAGTATCAGTGGCAGAACAAGACCATCATCCTGGCAGCGGACTATGCCTCCAATGGCATTTACAACTTCATCATCCCGCTGAGAGCTCACTTCCGATCGAAGACCTCGTTGAATCCCATCATTTTGCTGTTGGAAAGACGGCCAGACGTGGCCTTCTTAGATGCCCTCTCCTACTTTCCACTG GTCTACTGGATGCTGGGTTCGATCGACTGCCTGGACGATCTGCTGAGAGCCGGCATCACATTGGCCGAAAGTGTGGTGGTGGTCAACAAGGAGCTATCCAATTCGGCCGAAGAGGACTCCCTCTCCGATTGCAACACCATTGTGGCCGtgcaaaatatgttcaa ATTCTTTCCCAGCATCAAGAGCATCACGGAGCTGTCGCAGAGCTCCAACATGAGGTTCATGCAGTTCCGGGCCCACGACAAGTATGCCCTGCATCTCAGCAAAATGGAGAAGGTCG AAGGAGCGCGGCTCGCACATATCCTACATGTTCCGGCTGCCCTTCGCCGCGGGAGCCGTGTTCAGTGCCTCCATGCTGGACACGCTGTTGTATCAGGCCTTCGTGAAGGACTATGTGATTACGTTCGTGCGACTGCTGTTGGGCATTGA